A genome region from Erigeron canadensis isolate Cc75 chromosome 3, C_canadensis_v1, whole genome shotgun sequence includes the following:
- the LOC122591301 gene encoding probable amino acid permease 7, producing the protein MNGVLEDDSETPLLPFAPHNNLAVYAGEEGNVWTALAHIITAVIGSGVLSLSWSVAQLGWIAGPLSLLLFALVTLLNTTLLVNFHHYQDPRNGVTVTNHSYLQAVQNILGNQSGRICAILVYFNLFKLGVVYTITCASSIRAIEQSYCFHEQGRQAACEYREESYMLLFGVIHIVASQIPNIQSAKWLSVMAAAMSFAYSLIGSGLGLAQTIGNGKIKGGIGGVPTDEPIQKVWLAAQAIGDIAFAYPFPLIFLDVQSTLKSPPSKEVTMKKASRIAVLITTVFYLCCGGFGYAAFGNSTPGNMLSGLGFYEPYWLINFANACVFLHLVGGYQIFSQTLYAIVERWYAEKYPESEFTSDFHILELRLNPLRICFRTSYVILTTAIGILFPYFNEAVAFAGSVTFWPLVIYFPVEMYLVMKNIVPWTGKWVLLRIFTTVCLFVALFALIGSIQGIVAKRFG; encoded by the exons ATGAATGGTGTTTTAGAAGATGATTCTGAAACTCCTTTGTTACCATTTGCTCCTCATAATAATTTAGCAG TTTATGCTGGTGAAGAAGGGAATGTATGGACAGCTCTTGCACATATAATAACAGCAGTTATAGGATCAGGTGTTTTATCATTATCTTGGAGTGTGGCACAACTTGGATGGATTGCCGGTCCGTTGTCACTCCTTTTATTTGCACTTGTTACCCTCCTAAATACAACCCTTCTCGTCAACTTTCATCACTATCAAGACCCTCGCAATGGTGTCACGGTTACCAATCATTCCTACTTGCAAGCTGTACAGAATATTCTAG GGAATCAGAGTGGAAGGATTTGTGCAATTCTGGTATacttcaatttatttaagttggGAGTTGTTTATACAATTACATGTGCAAGCAGCATTAG AGCAATTGAGCAGTCATATTGTTTCCACGAACAAGGGCGCCAGGCTGCTTGTGAATATAGGGAAGAATCTTATATGCTTCTCTTTGGGGTTATTCATATTGTAGCTTCCCAGATACCAAATATCCAGAGTGCAAAATGGCTTTCAGTTATGGCTGCAGCTATGTCGTTTGCTTACTCTCTCATTGGATCGGGACTAGGGTTAGCCCAAACAATAG GAAACGGAAAAATCAAAGGCGGCATTGGAGGAGTTCCAACTGATGAACCAATTCAAAAAGTATGGTTGGCTGCTCAAGCTATTGGAGACATTGCATTTGCATACCCTTTTCCCTTGATTTTTCTTGATGTACAG AGTACTTTGAAATCACCTCCCTCAAAAGAAGTCACAATGAAGAAGGCTTCAAGAATTGCAGTTTTGATTACTACTGTCTTTTATCTCTGCTGTGGTGGATTTGGCTATGCAGCCTTCGGGAACTCGACTCCTGGGAATATGTTGAGCGGGCTTGGATTTTACGAGCCATATTGGCTCATCAACTTTGCTAATGCATGTGTTTTTCTTCACTTAGTTGGAGGATATCAG ATATTTAGTCAAACGTTATATGCTATTGTGGAAAGATGGTATGCAGAAAAGTACCCTGAAAGTGAATTCACAAGTGATTTTCACATTTTGGAGTTAAGGCTTAATCCTCTTCGGATATGTTTTCGAACATCATATGTGATTTTGACAACAGCCATAGGGATATTATTTCCTTACTTCAACGAAGCGGTGGCATTTGCAGGATCAGTGACCTTTTGGCCTTTGGTTATATACTTCCCAGTCGAGATGTACTTGGTGATGAAAAATATAGTACCTTGGACCGGTAAGTGGGTTCTTCTTCGTATATTCACCACAGTTTGCTTATTTGTAGCATTATTTGCCTTGATTGGATCCATTCAAGGGATAGTTGCCAAAAGATTTGGCTAG
- the LOC122591302 gene encoding 3-oxo-Delta(4,5)-steroid 5-beta-reductase-like codes for MSWWRSGFVGAARKKLEDSNPLRKYQRFALIVGVTGIVGNSLAEILPLHDTPGGPWKVYGVARRPRPPWNSDYPMEYIQCDITNPEETESKLSNLPDLTHVFYVTWANCSTEEENCQVNGQMLRNVLNAVMPNSPNLQHVSLQTGRRHYVGPFEQCGTNEFHDGPFYEDLPRLKNLNFYYTLEDILFSEVTKKEGLTWSVHRPGLIFGFSPNSMMNILGSLCVYASICKHEGEPLKFPGTKEAWNSYSDASDADLVAEHHIWAAVDPIAKNEAFNISNGDVFKWKDIWKVLAEQFDVENGGLQEDEERKSLNELMKDKGPVWDAIVTENELLPTKLEQVGGWWFVDLILSNEGMLDIMNKSKEHGFLGFRNSISSLVSWIDKIKCCKIVP; via the exons ATGAGCTGGTGGCGATCAGGGTTCGTCGGGGCTGCAAGG AAAAAACTCGAGGACAGCAATCCATTACGCAAGTACCAAAGATTTGCATTAATAGTCGGGGTAACTGGTATTGTTGGCAATAGCCTTGCTGAAATATTACCGCTCCATGACACCCCAGGTGGTCCTTGGAAGGTCTATGGAGTCGCCCGTCGCCCTAGACCACCATGGAATTCTGATTACCCAATGGAATATATCCAATGTGATATAACAAATCCAGAAGAAACAGAATCAAAACTCTCGAATTTACCAGACTTGACCCATGTATTCTATGTTACATGGGCCAACTGCTCAACTGAAGAAGAAAATTGCCAAGTAAATGGGCAAATGCTCAGAAATGTCCTGAATGCGGTAATGCCTAACTCCCCTAATTTACAGCATGTATCCTTACAAACGGGGCGTAGGCATTATGTCGGGCCATTTGAACAATGTGGTACTAATGAGTTTCATGATGGTCCTTTTTATGAAGATCTTCCTAGGCTTAAAAATCTAAATTTCTATTACACACTTGAAGATATATTGTTTAGTGAGGTTACCAAAAAAGAAGGATTAACATGGTCTGTTCATAGACCAGGGttgatttttgggttttcaCCAAACAGTATGATGAATATTTTAGGAAGCTTATGTGTTTATGCATCGATATGTAAGCATGAAGGTGAACCGCTAAAGTTTCCAGGCACAAAAGAAGCATGGAATAGCTATAGTGATGCTTCTGATGCTGACCTGGTTGCCGAGCACCATATATGGGCGGCTGTGGATCCTATTGCTAAAAATGAAGCTTTTAACATTAGTAATGGCGACGTGTTCAAATGGAAGGATATTTGGAAAGTGTTGGCTGAGCAATTTGATGTAGAAAATGGAGGGCTTCAAGAAGACGAAGAGAGGAAGAGCTTGAACGAGCTGATGAAAGATAAAGGGCCAGTTTGGGATGCTATTGTAACGGAGAATGAGCTTTTACCGACTAAGTTAGAGCAAGTCGGAGGATGGTGGTTTGTGGATCTTATTCTTAGCAATGAGGGCATGTTGGATATTATGAATAAGAGCAAAGAACATGGTTTTTTAGGGTTTCGAAACTCGATATCATCTTTGGTTTCTTGGATTGATAAGATAAAATGTTGCAAGATTGTTCCATAG
- the LOC122594381 gene encoding uncharacterized protein LOC122594381 has translation MAETKPLNHIVEIAIDEEHQKQIFSAMNAIAAIQDHPLMEISESPGHLLLLKLLQREEDLSARRISRKETRLDTLKRQVFQLCLFFFTFHGLFLTLLFTSYNNNNNNNNNSTNDVDIIDSLCSKWWIPMITSLTFSLVMVVLVQMKLFGFWKVYRQIQREKSESRGVTRCIQELRMKGVSFDLSKGPGNGSRMKSSSVEIKWKPVTWCSQYFVTIGLVMFSGLVLPICKFMICS, from the coding sequence ATGGCAGAAACAAAACCCCTAAACCATATCGTTGAAATCGCGATAGATGAGGAACACCAGAAACAAATATTTTCAGCAATGAATGCAATCGCGGCGATACAAGACCACCCGTTGATGGAAATATCCGAATCTCCAGGCCATTTGTTACTTTTAAAGCTTTTACAAAGAGAAGAAGACCTATCGGCCCGTCGAATTTCAAGAAAAGAAACAAGGTTGGATACTCTTAAAAGACAAGTATTCCaattatgtttgtttttcttcACATTTCATGGTCTTTTTTTAACCCTTTTATTCacatcatataataataataataataataataataatagtactaATGATGTTGACATTATTGATAGTTTATGTTCAAAATGGTGGATACCAATGATCACATCTTTAACATTTAGTCTAGTAATGGTGGTTTTGGTACAAATGAAGCTTTTCGGGTTTTGGAAAGTATATAGACAGATTCAAAGAGAAAAGAGCGAAAGTCGGGGTGTGACAAGATGTATACAAGAATTGAGGATGAAAGGGGTCAGTTTTGATTTATCGAAAGGGCCCGGAAATGGTAGCAGGATGAAAAGTTCTAGTGTTGAAATCAAATGGAAACCGGTTACGTGGTGTAGTCAGTATTTTGTGACAATTGGTCTTGTTATGTTCTCGGGCCTAGTTTTGCCCATTTGCAAATTTATGATTTGTAGTTAA
- the LOC122593788 gene encoding KH domain-containing protein At5g56140, with the protein MSSGRYMAYSPSPSAPHSPHISGLRSAATVIAAEQEKYLSELLSERNKLSPFVPVLPQCYRLVNQEILRVTTLLGNTSVLDQSGLEHASPLASGGMFSNGGANMNMNRWSSPIQSEMSALLQPSSAQSWIGSQGSSSGLVVKKTIRVDIPVASYPNFNFVGRLLGPRGNSLKRVEASTDCRVLIRGRGSIKDPVKEDMMRGKPGFEHLNEPLHILVEAELPVDIIDARLMQAREILEDLLRPVDETHDFYKKQQLRELAMLNGTLREDTSQMSGSVSPFNNNLGMKRAKTRG; encoded by the exons ATGTCGTCCGGTAGATATATGGCTTACTCTCCCTCGCCGTCAGCTCCTCACTCTCCTCATATCTCCGGTCTTCGTTCCGCTGCCACCGTCATCGCCGCCGAACAagagaa GTATCTTTCAGAGTTACTATCTGAACGCAACAAACTTAGTCCGTTTGTGCCTGTGCTTCCACAATGTTATCGTTTGGTGAATCAGG AAATATTGCGTGTAACCACACTGTTGGGGAACACATCAGTTTTAGATCAAAGTGGGCTTGAACATGCTAGCCCCCTGGCTTCAGGAGGGATGTTTTCAAATGGAGGAGCTAACATGAACATGAACAGATGGTCTTCACCAATTCAATCAGAA ATGTCAGCTTTATTGCAGCCCTCATCTGCACAGAGCTGGATTGGTTCCCAGGGCAGTTCATCTGGTCTTGTTGTAAAGAAGACAATCAGGGTTGATATCCCTGTGGCCAGTTATCCTAAT TTCAATTTTGTTGGGCGTCTCCTTGGGCCCCGAGGGAACTCTCTTAAGCGAGTGGAAGCAAGTACCGACTGTCGTGTCCTCATCAGAGGACGTGGAAGCATCAAGGATCCAGTAAAG GAAGATATGATGAGAGGAAAACCAGGGTTTGAACACCTAAACGAACCTCTACACATACTAGTTGAAGCAGAATTACCTGTTGATATAATAGATGCTCGTTTGATGCAAGCTCGTGAAATACTGGAAGATCTGCTTAGACCTGTG GATGAAACTCATGATTTCTATAAGAAACAGCAGCTACGTGAACTTGCAATGCTAAATGGTACACTTCGTGAGGATACCTCTCAAATGTCGGGTTCAGTCTCACCCTTCAACAATAACCTCGGAATGAAGAGAGCAAAGACCAGAGGGTAA
- the LOC122593789 gene encoding probable calcium-binding protein CML21 has protein sequence MGGRLTKSDETPMTSVPTTKLEAKILETMRKRESKGTSMKSFNTIILKFPKIDTGLRKCKAIFEEFDEDKSGTIDPKELNHCFRKLEIDFTDEEINDVFRECDINDDMGINFKEFIVLLCLVYLLKKDAVSLHSNSRMGIPNIEATFETLVDSFVFLDKNKDGYVSRSEMVGAINETTTGERSSGRIAMRRFEEMDWDKNGMVNFKEFLFAFTKWVGIEDAEDEEEAENE, from the exons ATGGGTGGTAGGCTGACTAAGAGCGATGAAACACCTATGACTTCGGTACCTACAACAAAGCTTGAGGCCAAAATTTTGGAGACAATGCGTAAGAGAGAATCTAAAGGGACGTCCATGAAATCATTCAATACCATAATCCTTAAATTCCCAAAAATTGACACAGGTCTCAGAAAGTGCAAAGCTATCTTTGAAGAATTTG ATGAAGATAAAAGTGGTACAATTGATCCCAAAGAGCTGAATCATTGCTTCCGTAAGCTGGAAATAGATTTTACTGATGAAGAAATTAACGATGTTTTTCGGGAATGTGATATAAATGATGATATGGGAATAAATTTTAAGGAGTTCATTGTGCTTCTATGTCTCGTTTATCTTCTGAAGAAAGATGCCGTTTCTCTCCATTCT AATTCACGAATGGGAATCCCAAATATAGAAGCGACTTTTGAGACTTTGGTTGACTCATTTGTGTTCTTGGACAAAAACAAGGATGGTTATGTTAGCAGGAGTGAGATGGTTGGTGCAATAAATGAGACCACTACTGGAGAGCGATCTTCTGGCCGCATTGCCATGAGGAGATTCG AAGAGATGGATTGGGATAAAAATGGAATGGTGAACTTCAAAGAGTTCCTTTTTGCCTTCACAAAGTGGGTTGGAATTGAGGATGCGGAGGATGAAGAAGAGGCTGAAAATGAGTAA